Proteins encoded in a region of the Candidatus Thorarchaeota archaeon genome:
- a CDS encoding CHAT domain-containing protein: MSKERHTLAVIYVVIPLILLTAFLPVMVYVQQHEMAMQMQQDVLLYPKAIQHSMGLMTPVSSSDAVHKDYEAVKAVLDQIPDACISDKLAEGAAATIAKFQSFLSSTVRLHVAAHGNWSAGESSVQLYDGQLKRSEVVKWSFQGFSCRLVVLSACNSMGHDGVQDNNLPTAIMSKSGVQQVIGYKDIVDAGGAALFASLFWMAHLWQNGEDGGIQSDEAYSLARDGIHQVICDQALAALWQSFVIGVIVGAISALLSVIFGPAGTYLGIILTAIVQLYTNVSWQTFVNAMNSAYYNVVRCGQSVDGLTYWSSGGGGGGGGEPLPF; encoded by the coding sequence ATGAGTAAAGAGAGACACACTCTCGCCGTGATCTATGTTGTGATTCCACTGATACTGCTGACCGCTTTCCTGCCCGTGATGGTGTACGTGCAGCAGCACGAGATGGCGATGCAGATGCAGCAGGACGTGCTCCTGTATCCAAAGGCGATACAACACAGCATGGGCCTCATGACCCCGGTGTCCTCGTCGGACGCTGTTCACAAGGACTACGAGGCCGTCAAGGCAGTCCTTGATCAGATACCTGATGCGTGCATATCTGACAAGCTCGCGGAGGGTGCGGCCGCCACGATTGCCAAGTTCCAGTCGTTCCTGTCAAGCACGGTCCGGCTTCATGTCGCTGCCCACGGGAACTGGTCTGCTGGAGAGTCCTCTGTTCAACTGTACGATGGTCAACTGAAGCGCTCTGAAGTTGTCAAATGGTCCTTCCAAGGATTCAGCTGCAGGCTCGTCGTTCTGAGCGCGTGCAACAGCATGGGTCACGACGGAGTTCAGGACAATAACCTGCCCACCGCCATCATGTCAAAGTCCGGAGTGCAACAGGTGATTGGCTACAAGGACATAGTCGATGCAGGTGGTGCAGCACTGTTCGCATCGCTGTTCTGGATGGCGCATCTGTGGCAGAATGGGGAGGACGGTGGCATACAGTCGGATGAGGCATACAGCCTAGCGAGAGATGGGATCCACCAGGTCATCTGTGATCAGGCATTGGCTGCCCTGTGGCAGAGCTTTGTCATTGGTGTGATTGTTGGAGCAATCAGCGCACTACTGTCTGTGATCTTTGGGCCTGCTGGCACATATCTCGGGATAATCCTCACCGCCATCGTTCAGTTATACACTAATGTATCATGGCAGACCTTTGTCAACGCGATGAACAGCGCCTACTACAATGTTGTCAGGTGTGGGCAGAGTGTCGACGGTCTGACCTACTGGAGTAGTGGTGGTGGCGGTGGCGGTGGCGGAGAGCCGCTGCCCTTCTAG
- a CDS encoding thioredoxin family protein encodes MILLFKSKHCIWCDLVRDMLQEELVSLGIQVTVVEVDIERQEVFSEVYGVRMVPTLMSTAHTLCGLPSESDLRSLLLRESTGDASLEPDGASSFLSSAMQLRREKPHVASSVSKEREMPVLSLTTEKQMECSADRLSGSPLLRTRCMDTESS; translated from the coding sequence ATGATCCTCTTGTTCAAGTCCAAGCATTGCATATGGTGCGACCTTGTAAGGGACATGCTCCAAGAGGAGTTGGTGTCTTTGGGCATTCAGGTCACCGTCGTCGAGGTTGACATCGAGCGCCAAGAAGTCTTCTCCGAGGTCTATGGTGTTCGAATGGTTCCCACTCTGATGTCGACAGCCCATACCCTGTGTGGCCTTCCTTCGGAGAGTGATCTCAGGTCTCTGTTACTCAGGGAGTCCACCGGTGATGCCTCGCTTGAGCCTGATGGTGCGTCCTCATTCCTCAGTAGCGCTATGCAGCTTCGCAGAGAGAAACCGCATGTGGCAAGCTCTGTCAGCAAGGAGAGAGAAATGCCTGTGTTGTCTCTAACTACAGAGAAGCAGATGGAGTGTTCTGCAGACAGGTTGAGCGGCAGCCCCCTACTCCGCACGAGGTGCATGGATACAGAATCTAGCTAA
- a CDS encoding ZIP family metal transporter — MQAFFDTPFGMGFLASLLAGVATGLGAVPIFLKNDFSRRTLDVMLGFAAGVMLAASGFSLLVPAIDAIAPTGDWTQVITVVGLGFVLGGTFVHASDKYIPHDHFRKGHEGPASGMTRVWLLILAITIHNFPEGLAVGVSFSTSDIATGISVAVAIGMQNVPEGLAVAAPMVREGYSRRYAAGVALVTGLVEPVGGLLGVSVITLAVTLLPYGLAFAAGAMVFVVGDEMVPESHSGGNERLATWGIMVGFFVMMTLDNVFSFLFGG; from the coding sequence ATGCAGGCCTTCTTTGACACACCGTTTGGCATGGGTTTCTTGGCCAGCCTGCTTGCAGGAGTTGCTACAGGCTTGGGTGCAGTCCCCATCTTCCTGAAGAATGACTTCAGCAGGCGGACCCTAGACGTAATGCTGGGATTCGCAGCGGGCGTGATGCTTGCTGCATCGGGCTTCAGCCTTCTTGTCCCCGCAATAGACGCCATAGCGCCTACCGGTGACTGGACTCAGGTAATCACAGTTGTTGGCTTGGGCTTCGTGCTTGGTGGGACCTTTGTCCATGCTTCGGACAAGTACATCCCGCATGACCACTTTCGCAAGGGACACGAAGGTCCTGCCTCCGGAATGACCCGCGTGTGGTTACTCATCTTGGCAATCACAATCCACAACTTCCCCGAGGGGCTTGCAGTGGGGGTCTCTTTCAGCACGAGTGACATAGCTACGGGCATCTCTGTGGCGGTGGCAATCGGTATGCAGAATGTGCCAGAGGGTCTTGCTGTCGCAGCACCCATGGTGAGGGAGGGCTACTCTAGGAGGTACGCAGCAGGAGTGGCACTTGTCACTGGTCTTGTGGAGCCTGTGGGTGGCCTGCTGGGCGTGTCGGTCATCACGTTGGCTGTCACACTGCTTCCCTACGGATTGGCGTTCGCCGCGGGTGCTATGGTGTTCGTCGTTGGCGATGAGATGGTACCCGAAAGCCATTCTGGAGGAAATGAAAGGCTGGCCACATGGGGGATCATGGTCGGCTTCTTCGTCATGATGACTCTTGACAACGTGTTCAGTTTTCTGTTCGGTGGATAG
- a CDS encoding YfcE family phosphodiesterase produces MALKRVLVFGDTHIPTRADSIPESFDSRIRKTHYDMALVTGDLVEEAAMRSVLPPLPQSFIVQGNMDVGAPRDFHCEVTVDELVILLLHGTELRPRGNIEQLSEIAAHVGADITVHGHTHEPTVKPHAGRLFLNPGTVTGATGGWGGRKDASFIELEIDRSSVKVTLYLTNWKTDRVSTALFRKSNGAMTSL; encoded by the coding sequence ATGGCATTGAAGCGAGTCCTAGTGTTTGGTGACACTCACATACCGACTCGTGCGGACTCCATCCCGGAGTCCTTTGACTCACGCATCCGAAAGACTCACTACGACATGGCTCTTGTGACGGGAGACCTGGTGGAAGAGGCGGCCATGAGGTCAGTCTTGCCGCCTTTGCCTCAGTCTTTCATCGTGCAAGGAAATATGGACGTGGGCGCGCCCCGTGACTTTCACTGTGAAGTTACGGTTGATGAGCTTGTAATCCTTTTGCTGCATGGCACGGAACTCAGACCAAGAGGAAATATAGAACAGCTCTCTGAGATTGCAGCTCATGTCGGCGCCGACATCACGGTCCATGGGCATACACACGAGCCAACCGTAAAGCCACATGCAGGGCGGCTCTTTCTCAACCCCGGCACAGTGACAGGAGCCACGGGAGGTTGGGGTGGCAGAAAAGATGCGAGTTTCATTGAGCTGGAGATTGACCGGAGTTCTGTCAAGGTGACTCTCTACTTGACCAATTGGAAGACCGATAGAGTGTCCACCGCACTGTTCCGGAAGTCTAATGGCGCGATGACAAGTCTCTAG
- a CDS encoding proline--tRNA ligase gives MSGREERPDEKEEVIFQISKEEDFPNWYSEICRVAELADIRYGVKGFTPFMPWSVMTMEIMFDLLESVLQRKGHQPMIFPTVIPESNLTKEAEHVEGFTPQVFWISEIGTGEKLEERLALRPTSETAIYPMYSLWIRSWRDLPLKRYQRCSVFRSEVKSTRPFLRGREFLWIESHNVFATYEEAQAQVREDLETTKEVVTEYYGLPVMVFRRTQWDKFPGGVDTFAADTLMPDGKVIQLPSTHNLGDNFARAFDIKYLDDTNQPLFAYQTCYGPAISRIYGAMISIHGDDKGLRLPYKLSPYQVVIVPIFKSNNREEVLKYCRAVEKKLRAGGVRVYLDDRDATPGWKYNWWEMKGVPIRAEIGPREMNERKVALFRRDLMKRESVLLDVLVKRVKALGEEIDHSLRRAAESRFEGLVVDADTLSAVQDALERGKIARSPFCTTEMDGKPCGDEVKDKTGGEIRGTRIDADESWDGVCLVCGRPAKSVVYIARSY, from the coding sequence ATGAGCGGGCGTGAAGAGAGGCCGGATGAGAAGGAGGAAGTGATCTTTCAGATCAGCAAGGAAGAGGACTTTCCGAACTGGTATTCTGAGATATGCAGGGTAGCCGAACTTGCGGACATCCGTTATGGTGTGAAGGGCTTCACACCATTCATGCCTTGGAGTGTCATGACCATGGAGATAATGTTTGACCTCCTCGAGTCAGTACTCCAAAGGAAGGGTCATCAGCCTATGATCTTTCCCACTGTGATTCCTGAGAGCAACCTGACGAAGGAAGCGGAGCATGTCGAGGGGTTCACTCCTCAAGTGTTCTGGATAAGCGAGATTGGCACAGGTGAGAAGCTTGAGGAGCGCCTCGCCTTGAGACCAACCAGCGAGACCGCGATATATCCGATGTACTCACTATGGATTCGAAGCTGGCGTGACCTGCCCCTCAAGAGGTATCAGCGCTGTTCGGTCTTCAGGTCCGAGGTGAAGAGCACACGTCCCTTCCTGAGAGGCCGGGAATTCCTCTGGATTGAGTCACACAACGTCTTTGCGACTTATGAAGAGGCCCAAGCACAGGTGAGGGAAGACCTTGAAACCACAAAAGAGGTGGTGACAGAGTACTATGGTCTTCCAGTCATGGTCTTTCGAAGGACCCAGTGGGACAAGTTTCCCGGTGGAGTTGATACCTTTGCCGCTGACACCCTCATGCCCGATGGCAAAGTGATACAGCTGCCTTCCACACACAATCTGGGCGACAACTTCGCCCGTGCATTCGACATCAAGTACCTCGATGATACCAACCAGCCTCTCTTTGCATACCAGACCTGCTATGGTCCCGCAATCTCCAGAATATACGGCGCGATGATCTCTATACACGGCGACGACAAAGGTCTGAGACTGCCGTACAAGCTGTCACCATATCAGGTTGTCATCGTACCGATATTCAAGAGCAACAACCGAGAGGAGGTCCTGAAGTACTGCCGTGCGGTGGAGAAGAAGCTCCGTGCCGGAGGTGTCCGCGTCTATCTTGATGACCGTGATGCCACGCCCGGGTGGAAGTACAACTGGTGGGAGATGAAAGGTGTCCCAATCAGAGCAGAGATTGGTCCGCGCGAGATGAATGAGCGGAAGGTCGCTCTGTTCCGTCGTGACCTGATGAAGCGTGAGTCAGTCCTCCTTGATGTCCTTGTAAAGCGAGTCAAGGCTCTCGGCGAGGAGATTGACCACTCACTCCGCAGAGCAGCTGAGAGCAGATTCGAGGGCCTAGTCGTCGACGCAGACACACTCAGTGCAGTTCAGGATGCTCTAGAGCGGGGGAAGATTGCGCGGTCCCCGTTCTGCACGACCGAGATGGACGGAAAGCCTTGTGGAGATGAGGTCAAGGACAAGACTGGCGGAGAGATTCGAGGGACCCGTATTGATGCTGACGAGTCCTGGGACGGAGTCTGTCTGGTCTGCGGTCGGCCGGCAAAGTCAGTGGTCTATATAGCACGCTCTTACTAG
- a CDS encoding nicotinamide-nucleotide adenylyltransferase, producing MRSVFIGRFQPVHKGHVHTLKQIVEKGEELVIVIGSAQYSHTPDNPFTGGERLMMLKAAIMAEGLPLDRIDIVPLSDVNIHPLWVSHLRSFVPYFDKAYTHNPLVRQLFVDAGIPVDDTRLLQRTNYSGTHVRDLMRWNGEWESLVPDAVVDFIKKHQLDERVRVIGEVTTKR from the coding sequence ATGAGGTCCGTCTTCATTGGCCGCTTCCAGCCTGTTCACAAGGGTCACGTTCATACACTGAAGCAGATTGTTGAGAAGGGCGAGGAATTGGTGATAGTCATCGGCAGCGCGCAATACTCCCATACCCCTGACAATCCCTTCACAGGTGGCGAGCGCCTAATGATGCTCAAGGCCGCTATTATGGCAGAGGGTCTTCCTCTTGACCGCATCGACATAGTCCCCCTGTCCGACGTCAACATACATCCCCTGTGGGTTTCACATCTTCGTTCTTTTGTGCCATACTTCGACAAGGCATATACCCATAACCCACTGGTTCGCCAGTTGTTCGTTGATGCCGGCATCCCAGTAGACGACACAAGGCTCCTTCAGCGCACCAACTACAGTGGCACTCACGTCCGTGACCTGATGCGATGGAACGGCGAGTGGGAATCTCTCGTACCTGATGCCGTGGTGGACTTTATCAAGAAACATCAACTGGACGAGCGAGTACGAGTCATAGGTGAAGTCACCACAAAGCGCTGA
- a CDS encoding RNA 3'-terminal phosphate cyclase, whose product MIEIDGSFGEGGGQILRTAVGLSALTMKPIRITRIRAGRPQPGLKKQHLAGVELVGHLVNADIHGLEVGSQEITFIPRERRGGRLSYDVGSAGSISLVLQAVLPPAVVSQERVQLDLRGGTDVAWSPPVDYMRNVFSFVIAKMGPTIEIEQMQRGHYPKGGGRVRCSVSPVETLATLDAVDFGTVKQVHGVSHCVRLPSHIAKRQSASCESLLKEKGLREVQIREETYPVDRDPHLGPGSGIVLWADSDSGNRIGADSLGAREKSAEEVGKEAAMRLLNALSTGRAVDPFLADMLVPYLGMAQGRSCIGVCEVTSHLLTNVWAAERIIGASIRLEGALGEQGVLTVEGSALRTH is encoded by the coding sequence ATGATAGAGATTGATGGTTCTTTTGGTGAAGGCGGCGGACAGATTCTCCGTACGGCAGTTGGGCTCTCTGCCCTCACTATGAAACCTATCAGAATCACCCGTATACGAGCTGGCCGACCGCAACCGGGGTTGAAGAAGCAGCATCTGGCAGGAGTCGAACTTGTCGGACATCTTGTCAACGCAGACATACATGGACTCGAAGTAGGAAGCCAAGAGATAACATTCATACCTCGAGAGAGAAGGGGCGGCAGGTTGTCCTATGATGTTGGTAGTGCAGGGTCGATCTCGCTGGTCTTGCAGGCAGTCCTTCCACCAGCAGTCGTCTCACAGGAACGCGTGCAACTTGATCTCAGGGGTGGGACTGATGTTGCATGGAGCCCTCCGGTGGACTACATGAGAAACGTGTTCTCGTTTGTGATTGCCAAGATGGGGCCTACAATCGAGATTGAGCAGATGCAGAGAGGACATTATCCCAAGGGAGGTGGACGAGTGAGGTGCTCGGTCAGTCCGGTCGAAACACTTGCCACTCTTGATGCAGTGGACTTCGGCACCGTGAAGCAAGTCCATGGTGTGTCCCACTGTGTGCGTCTCCCATCACATATTGCCAAGCGGCAGTCTGCTTCCTGCGAGAGTCTCCTGAAGGAGAAAGGCCTGCGGGAGGTTCAGATTCGCGAGGAAACATATCCGGTGGACCGTGATCCCCACTTGGGCCCCGGAAGTGGCATTGTATTGTGGGCAGATTCAGATAGCGGAAACAGGATAGGCGCGGACAGCCTTGGAGCCAGAGAGAAGAGTGCAGAGGAAGTGGGAAAGGAGGCGGCTATGCGTCTGCTGAATGCACTGTCAACGGGAAGAGCTGTGGATCCGTTTCTCGCGGACATGTTGGTCCCCTATCTTGGAATGGCCCAGGGCAGAAGCTGCATTGGAGTCTGCGAGGTCACATCGCATCTGCTGACGAATGTCTGGGCTGCAGAACGTATAATCGGCGCGAGCATACGCCTGGAGGGTGCCTTAGGAGAGCAGGGGGTCCTGACAGTGGAGGGCTCAGCGCTGAGAACGCATTGA
- a CDS encoding 50S ribosome-binding GTPase has product MSYLNPYSRLQTIHSAQEILELAQNRSYKLSMKSSLRLPRLERTRIREIARVQEFAKQVKSRLRDAVEGFPTLEKLHPFYYELTDLIVGVDKLKQALGAVYNSTRPIENIADRHIAQLKTATDIREMKRARRAAKGRISSIVRATAGNLDLMIEARRVLVRLPGVNTTIPTIVCAGFPNVGKSTLVRAVSTAEPEIAYYPFTTKEVIVGHLTVGNQTIQIVDTPGILDRPMSQRNEIEKKAIAAVKYLANVILFMLDASETCGWTFEEQMNLYSEVKRSFPLTPTVIVLNKVDITPSDHLAVARAKLPGAFEIVASSGTGVAELMQEALSEVDLEESTPTSSPD; this is encoded by the coding sequence TTGTCCTATCTCAACCCGTATTCGCGCCTGCAAACAATCCACTCGGCTCAAGAGATTCTTGAACTTGCCCAGAATCGGTCCTACAAGCTGAGCATGAAGAGTTCTCTGAGACTGCCACGGCTAGAGAGGACTCGCATCAGAGAGATTGCGCGAGTACAGGAGTTTGCAAAGCAGGTCAAGTCGAGACTGCGTGACGCCGTTGAGGGGTTTCCCACTCTTGAGAAGCTTCATCCCTTCTACTACGAACTCACTGATTTGATTGTAGGTGTTGACAAGCTGAAACAAGCCCTAGGCGCCGTCTATAACTCGACCAGGCCAATAGAGAACATAGCTGACCGTCACATTGCACAGCTGAAGACTGCGACTGATATTCGTGAGATGAAACGAGCAAGGCGTGCCGCAAAGGGAAGAATATCCTCGATAGTACGTGCTACGGCTGGCAACCTTGACCTGATGATAGAAGCCAGAAGGGTGCTAGTCCGCCTCCCAGGAGTGAACACCACGATACCCACCATTGTGTGTGCAGGGTTTCCCAATGTTGGGAAGTCCACGCTTGTGCGTGCAGTGTCCACCGCCGAGCCCGAGATTGCCTACTACCCTTTCACCACCAAGGAAGTGATTGTGGGGCATCTTACAGTTGGCAACCAGACGATTCAGATTGTAGACACACCTGGCATCTTGGATCGACCCATGTCTCAACGCAACGAGATTGAGAAGAAGGCGATTGCCGCAGTAAAGTATCTCGCTAATGTGATTCTGTTTATGCTTGACGCATCTGAGACCTGCGGTTGGACATTTGAAGAACAGATGAACCTGTATTCTGAAGTGAAACGGAGCTTTCCCCTGACGCCAACCGTGATCGTCCTCAACAAAGTGGATATCACGCCCAGTGACCACTTGGCCGTTGCAAGAGCCAAGTTGCCTGGCGCTTTCGAGATTGTCGCGTCCAGTGGGACTGGTGTCGCAGAACTGATGCAAGAAGCGCTCAGTGAAGTGGACTTGGAAGAGTCTACTCCCACTTCTAGTCCGGACTGA
- a CDS encoding proteasome subunit beta has translation MSLPTGATVVGIKCADGAVVATDSLITWGTLVLSEKGVKAFKLSDNIVLASAGLTSDYQKLVDMLQARIRLYELDERRPISLKALSKMVANTLYSRKLNPLYVQTVIVGVDQDGAGLYTLDMGGSLIPDEFTAAGSGTEVAYGVLERQYKKGLTVKEGQEIAVSAVKAAIARDIQSGGAIRLMTVTSDGVTEQVVS, from the coding sequence ATGTCACTACCTACCGGTGCAACAGTTGTTGGCATCAAGTGTGCAGACGGGGCGGTCGTCGCTACCGACTCGCTAATCACATGGGGCACACTAGTGCTCAGCGAGAAAGGAGTCAAAGCATTCAAGTTGTCAGACAACATCGTCCTTGCATCAGCAGGGCTTACATCAGACTATCAGAAGTTAGTGGACATGCTACAGGCACGTATCAGGCTCTATGAGCTGGATGAGAGAAGACCAATTAGCCTGAAGGCGCTATCCAAAATGGTGGCCAACACGCTATACTCTAGGAAACTCAATCCGCTGTACGTGCAGACCGTGATTGTGGGAGTGGACCAGGATGGAGCAGGTCTCTACACGCTCGACATGGGCGGATCGCTCATACCTGACGAATTCACGGCTGCGGGCAGTGGAACGGAGGTGGCCTATGGTGTGCTGGAGAGGCAATACAAAAAGGGTCTGACCGTGAAGGAAGGTCAGGAGATTGCCGTCAGCGCTGTGAAGGCGGCCATTGCGAGAGACATCCAGTCAGGTGGTGCAATTCGCCTGATGACTGTGACCAGCGATGGCGTTACCGAGCAGGTAGTCAGCTAG
- a CDS encoding TIGR04013 family B12-binding domain/radical SAM domain-containing protein, producing MQFKVGAISLIFRYTQHSRYSIAALLGAIEVDPRLSDLEIHVPRNLSSEMIRGLQERTQVIVAYSAMSTQFQSIAQECSRLRREFGRDITIVGGGPHATARPKEMLGAGFDYVVVGEGERTFPQLLCHMQDDKDPQSIPGVVGRASQTYPRPSDLSRVQLDDYPPFALDMNIVGPIEVTRGCPFHCKFCATPFISGGVVRHRSVEMVAHWLAEAVKRRGFRRAWLLSPNALCYGGHGRQTETDRLERLLSSVTGVEGLEEVFFGAFPSEVRPEFVTRRALEIMRHYVANKTIQIGLQSGSDRVLEDANRHHTVEDGIEAARIAFDCGFIPHVDFIFGLPGERFEDQQKSLEVCQSLIEIGAQIHSHVFMPLPGSEYERFPPGKISSETRAVLGDLSRRGMLTGAWDNQERLAQELHGHGDGEY from the coding sequence GTGCAGTTCAAAGTGGGCGCCATATCACTCATTTTCCGGTACACCCAGCACTCGAGATACAGCATCGCTGCATTGTTGGGCGCAATTGAAGTGGACCCAAGACTAAGCGACTTGGAGATTCATGTCCCCCGCAATCTCTCCTCTGAAATGATTCGCGGTCTGCAAGAGCGAACACAAGTCATTGTGGCCTACTCAGCCATGAGCACCCAGTTTCAGAGTATAGCGCAGGAATGCTCGCGGTTGAGAAGGGAGTTTGGCAGGGACATCACGATAGTCGGAGGAGGTCCCCATGCGACGGCTCGACCTAAAGAGATGCTCGGTGCCGGTTTCGACTATGTGGTGGTTGGCGAGGGAGAAAGAACATTTCCACAGCTCCTATGCCATATGCAGGACGACAAGGATCCACAAAGCATCCCAGGAGTTGTAGGACGTGCCTCACAGACCTATCCAAGACCCTCAGACCTTTCAAGAGTTCAACTCGATGACTACCCACCCTTTGCTCTTGATATGAACATAGTTGGCCCAATCGAAGTGACCAGAGGATGCCCATTCCACTGCAAGTTCTGTGCGACACCGTTCATCTCAGGAGGAGTTGTAAGACACCGTTCAGTGGAGATGGTTGCACATTGGCTTGCAGAGGCTGTGAAGAGGAGGGGCTTCAGACGAGCATGGCTCCTGTCGCCCAACGCACTATGCTATGGTGGTCATGGACGGCAGACCGAAACAGACAGACTGGAGAGGCTCCTAAGCAGTGTGACCGGAGTCGAAGGACTGGAAGAGGTGTTCTTCGGAGCATTCCCATCGGAGGTGCGACCAGAGTTCGTGACTCGAAGGGCGTTGGAGATCATGCGGCACTATGTAGCCAACAAGACCATCCAGATAGGCCTTCAGTCAGGGAGTGACAGAGTACTTGAAGATGCTAACCGACACCATACAGTTGAAGACGGCATCGAGGCAGCAAGAATCGCTTTTGACTGCGGCTTCATCCCTCATGTCGACTTCATCTTTGGACTGCCAGGGGAGAGATTCGAAGACCAACAGAAGAGCCTTGAGGTCTGTCAATCACTGATTGAGATTGGAGCACAGATTCACAGCCATGTGTTCATGCCGTTGCCCGGTAGTGAATACGAGCGTTTTCCGCCCGGAAAGATTAGCAGTGAAACCAGAGCAGTGCTGGGGGATCTCTCGCGACGGGGAATGTTGACTGGGGCATGGGATAACCAAGAGCGGCTGGCACAGGAACTGCACGGGCACGGCGATGGTGAGTATTGA
- a CDS encoding 4-demethylwyosine synthase TYW1, which translates to MTMPSELELRLRRQGYHILGGHGAFKACQWQRKSLLEGRSCYKERFYGIASHRCLQMTPVVDKCTQQCRFCWRVTPSDIGVEWDQLTTNRGSILEPDDLIDAVFEANLRSLGGYNPAVAPSVKPEKWREAREPKHIAVSLAGEPTLYPYLSDLIDAIRQRGMTSFVVTNGTMPEVIADMTPPTQLYLTLAAPDEETYRNLCRPIVKGAWERVKESQRMLGSLNCRTVNRLTMVASWNMGDVESYSKLIRMGEPNFVEAKGYMFLGFSRSRMSRANSPSHDIIREFSERLSDSCGYYLIDEQVESRVVLLSRSKEIKKLEHT; encoded by the coding sequence TTGACAATGCCAAGTGAACTAGAACTACGTCTCAGACGGCAGGGGTACCACATTCTCGGTGGTCACGGAGCATTCAAGGCTTGCCAGTGGCAAAGGAAAAGCCTTCTTGAAGGAAGGTCATGTTACAAGGAGCGGTTCTATGGCATTGCATCACACAGATGCCTGCAGATGACCCCCGTTGTCGACAAATGTACTCAACAATGTCGCTTCTGCTGGCGTGTGACACCCTCCGACATTGGAGTGGAGTGGGACCAACTGACGACCAATCGTGGCTCGATACTGGAACCCGATGACCTAATCGACGCAGTTTTTGAGGCGAATCTCCGGTCGCTTGGAGGGTACAATCCTGCGGTGGCTCCAAGTGTCAAACCAGAGAAATGGCGGGAGGCGAGAGAACCGAAGCACATAGCGGTTTCACTGGCAGGAGAGCCCACACTCTATCCGTATCTCAGTGACTTGATTGATGCAATTAGGCAGAGGGGAATGACGTCGTTTGTAGTGACCAATGGCACAATGCCTGAGGTGATTGCAGACATGACTCCGCCGACTCAACTGTACTTGACACTGGCTGCTCCTGATGAAGAGACCTACAGGAACCTCTGCAGACCAATAGTGAAGGGGGCGTGGGAGAGAGTCAAGGAGAGTCAGAGAATGCTTGGCTCGCTCAACTGCAGGACTGTGAACAGACTCACGATGGTCGCCTCATGGAACATGGGTGACGTCGAGTCGTACTCGAAGCTCATTCGTATGGGCGAACCTAACTTTGTTGAAGCGAAGGGATACATGTTTCTCGGGTTCTCCCGTTCCCGGATGAGTCGGGCGAACTCTCCATCTCATGACATCATACGCGAGTTCTCAGAAAGACTCTCTGACAGCTGTGGATACTATCTCATTGATGAACAAGTCGAGAGCCGGGTGGTGCTGTTGTCCCGGAGCAAAGAGATAAAGAAACTAGAACACACATGA
- a CDS encoding haloacid dehalogenase — MSLGIEVTLSDILASVRKEIEADDSVRERVLPLGRDVVRMCSQAIKAMHRRQFDEASEQVSQAAEVLRKATQETTTSSFISRSRLLDTAYQELTEATSLLSLLIGSGFVHPDTYGIPSRPYLTGLADTIGELRRAALDHIREGETERASTLLTIMEEILDELQAFDYPEALIPDLRRKCDVARSLIERTRGELTSAVQQEKLICEIRAFEKRLQA; from the coding sequence ATGAGTCTGGGAATAGAAGTGACCCTTTCAGACATTCTTGCTTCCGTAAGGAAGGAAATCGAGGCTGATGACAGCGTAAGAGAGAGAGTACTCCCGCTCGGACGGGATGTCGTCAGGATGTGCAGTCAAGCAATTAAGGCGATGCACAGACGACAGTTTGACGAGGCTTCAGAGCAGGTTTCACAAGCTGCTGAGGTGCTTCGGAAAGCGACACAAGAGACTACTACGAGCTCGTTCATCTCAAGGAGTAGATTGCTGGACACAGCATACCAAGAACTTACAGAGGCAACGAGCCTATTGTCGCTCCTCATCGGGAGTGGATTTGTGCATCCAGACACCTATGGGATACCTAGTAGACCCTATCTGACAGGACTAGCTGACACAATAGGCGAACTCAGGAGAGCGGCGCTTGACCACATAAGAGAGGGAGAGACAGAGAGAGCGTCCACGCTGCTGACAATCATGGAGGAAATACTGGACGAGCTTCAGGCCTTTGACTATCCAGAGGCACTGATACCAGACCTAAGACGCAAGTGTGACGTCGCAAGGAGCCTGATTGAAAGAACGCGAGGCGAGCTGACCTCTGCGGTCCAGCAGGAAAAGCTAATCTGTGAAATCAGGGCCTTTGAGAAACGTCTTCAGGCCTAG